In Clostridium thermosuccinogenes, the genomic stretch TCATGAACTTGTCATAGATTTCGTTGGATTTCAGGAATTTGTAATAAGCCGGTGAGTAAGCCTCCATGTAGTCTGTCAAGTCTCGGACAATGCCTTCCTCCATATAGCGCTCTATATCCGACATGACACTATAAAAAATGATATCCGGCAGATCTTCGCTGGCCAGCATCAGATTGAATGCCTGATTCGGATCTGTTCCGGCTGTGGGAAACTGCCACTCGATGGTGACGCCGGTCTGCTCCATAAGACCCATGTGAAATGGCGATTCCTCATATGAAGCAAAGGCCTCATTAAGAGTGTAGCCTGTTCCAACCCACCATGTGAGTTTAGTGTCCTTCTTGTTCATCGGGTATCCGGTAAATGTGGATTCTGTTGTTTTTTGCTCTGTTGAGGATTTATCAGTAGATGTAGTAGGTGTTCCTGACGAACCTTTATCGCCGGAGCATCCCGACATTACTAAAGCTGCAAGCATGACTACCACTAAAAGGACTGATAATAACCTTCTTTTCATTGACAATCTCCTCCTTTTTGAAAATAAATTTATGCTCAAAAGCCCAAAGGCTCGAGAGATCTATGTTCAAAGCCACAAAGCAGCTTGTCAATATTGCAATTAACATGAATTTACCGTTTACCCGGAATACTCCTTCCAGACGTTTTCAAACCAATCCCTTGTCCTGGGTAAAGGCCGTACTTTTTCCACCGATGAAACTGCCTTGTTTTCATAAAAGTCAGTAGTTATGAGACTGTCCTTAAAATCATTTTCTCTGGTGTCATAGCGGATATATGGAATTTTGTTATGCACAGGCTTTCCTTTCTCGCTCAGCACTATAGCCGAGCCCCTGCTTCCCATCACTTCTGCGCAGGTTTTCACAGCAGAAAGGATTGCCATCTGCGTTATCATGATATCCCTGAGTCTTAACGCCTGGGGTATCTGCCTGTAGCTTCGGACACTAATCCTTTCGTAAAAGCCCGACAGTTCCTTTTCCAGCTCAGGGACATATTCTTTTACCTTATCGAGGTCCCTAACATGGGCGGCAATTTCGCTCATTTTTTTCTGCAGGCTGGTTCTTTTGCCGGCTATATCGCACTCTCTCCCCTTATTCACCAACTGCTCCAGCCTGCTTGCAAAAGCTTCGATAACCGTTTTAAACTGTGCAATGAACTCATCCGGCGATAAAAGCCGTTTCTCAGGCAAACCTGCGATATGCTGCGCTGCTCTCATAGAACCTACTTGTGTCGAATTAAGAGCAGATCCGCCAGGCCTGTATACCCCAAAGGTTCCTGCGGCTTCTCCGACAACATATAAGCCTTTTATACTGCTTTCCCAGTTCAAGTCTACCGCTACACCGCCGTTGTTATGTTGGGCACAGACTGATACCTCAAGCATTTCGTTGTATAAATCAATACCATGGGATGCATATAGCTCAATTGCCTTTTTGTTCATTATTTCCAAGCGTTTTATAGGAGTTGGCACAAGAGCATGGGAATTTTTCAGATATTGCATAGCAGCTTCACTAAGACCGTCAAAACCATTTTCCAGTCCTGTCGGATCTTTTCTGAAATCCATCAGGACCCTGTTTCCCTTGCTATATATTTCGTGATGTATGATGATGTCAATGATGGAGGAACCTTCAATCTTTCTTACGTCAAATGGCCACTGGTATCCCTTCAGGAATACCATGTCCAATGCCTGTTGCGGGGAATCAAAATAATCGAGCAGCAACTCCCTTTCATTCCCGTATTTATCAATCGACACATACCGAGGCAGAACCTGCTGGTATGTTCCGGAAACATTCCATCGGAATTTCGTGGATGCAATGCCGTATTGCCATTCATTTAAGTTTACAGCCTTCGCTCCGGCTTCCAGCAGGATACCGCTGCTTCCCGTCTGACTCGAGGGATAAACCGTATTGTAGTATACTCCTGCCGGCCCTCCGGTTGCAGCTATGACATGGTTCACAATAAAAACCGCAAGCCCCATGTCCGTTTCTGAAATTCTGTCCTTGTCTATGGCGATGATTCCTTTTATGGCATTGTCCTCTACGATATAGTTTACCACCTGCATCCTGTCATATATTTTAATGCCTTTTGATTTTACCG encodes the following:
- a CDS encoding FAD-dependent oxidoreductase — protein: MERFNIASQNICVFSVDTAVIGTGCAGFNAADTLYDLGKRDIAVITEGINMGTSRNTGSDKQTYYKLALASDCRDSIYDLAKDLFDGGGVNGDTALAEAAGSVRAFMKLVNLGVPFPTNKYGEYVGYQTDHDSKQRATSCGPLTSKIMTEKLEQSVKSKGIKIYDRMQVVNYIVEDNAIKGIIAIDKDRISETDMGLAVFIVNHVIAATGGPAGVYYNTVYPSSQTGSSGILLEAGAKAVNLNEWQYGIASTKFRWNVSGTYQQVLPRYVSIDKYGNERELLLDYFDSPQQALDMVFLKGYQWPFDVRKIEGSSIIDIIIHHEIYSKGNRVLMDFRKDPTGLENGFDGLSEAAMQYLKNSHALVPTPIKRLEIMNKKAIELYASHGIDLYNEMLEVSVCAQHNNGGVAVDLNWESSIKGLYVVGEAAGTFGVYRPGGSALNSTQVGSMRAAQHIAGLPEKRLLSPDEFIAQFKTVIEAFASRLEQLVNKGRECDIAGKRTSLQKKMSEIAAHVRDLDKVKEYVPELEKELSGFYERISVRSYRQIPQALRLRDIMITQMAILSAVKTCAEVMGSRGSAIVLSEKGKPVHNKIPYIRYDTRENDFKDSLITTDFYENKAVSSVEKVRPLPRTRDWFENVWKEYSG